The Candidatus Kryptoniota bacterium DNA segment ACCGTAACAAGGATGACTTCCTTTTTCTTGCTGCTGCAGACGGAACACGTTCGTCGATTCCTTGCGGAAAAGGTAGCGCATCCTCCTTAGCAAGCGACCGGACTCTTGCAGCCGAGACAAAGAAGGCCTGGCAATTCTGGCAACCGTAAAGATGGCTGAGCGCCGGGCCGATATCTCCTGACACCTCGTTGTCGAGGAAAGCGCTCAACAATTCCTGTGCGTTATCGCAGTTCATATTATTTCTCTCCATACAACTTCTCGTAAATTTCTCTTGCTTTCTTTCTTGCTTTGAATATCTTCGACTTCACCGATGAGGCGGTGGTATCGAGTGCTTCCGCAATCTCATCGTAGCTCAGCTCGCTCCACTCGCGCATTATGAGAATTTCCCGGTACTCGAGAGGCATCTTATCGAGGAGAGCTTTGACAACCGTATCCGTATCGTTGAATTCGCGATTCTCGGCGGGGGCGGTCTCATCGTCAGCCGCGAGTGTAAATTTCTCCTTGTCCCGGATTACATTGAGACATCTGTTCCTCGCAGCTTTGAAGAGCCAGCCCTTCACGCGGGCGTCACCGTCATAAGAGAATGGAGTCTCAAGAAATTTCATGAATATCTCCTGGACGATATCCTTTGCGTCATCATCGTTGAGCATCCTGCGGCAGAATCGGTAGACAGCTGTCTTATACCGGTTGTAGACCACTTCAAAATCAATGTCGCTCCCTGACGTCAGCAAGTCTTTCATTCCAATCTGTCTTAGATCGTTTTGCTCTTCACGATTACCGAGCCATCATAGGTAGAACCCGCGAGCACGACAAAAGTTGCTGTCGAGTAATATTCCCGGATGGACGCTTAATTGCAAATCCCTGAATCTCAAACTCCCGTTCTGGTCATTTCTCCCATTCACCTTTTCCCTTATCGCCTCTGTGCGTGTGTCCTTTCTTGCCTTTGAACTTCCCCCTTTCCTTTTCCCCCTGTCCCCGATAAATTGGTAAAAAGGCAGGGCTTGATTTGAAAACAAGAAAGAAGACTTCAAAGCAGACTGCGGCGTGTCGTGAATTGTCTCCGGAACAACTCACGTGGCGATGTCCGGAAAGCGAGCTGAAATTCAAATCCACGGCGGAGCTCGAACCCATCGATTCCGTCATAGGTCAGGAAAGAGCGGTGAAAGCGCTTCGCTTCGGAGTCGAAATAAAAAGTCCGGGCTACAATGTGTTCGTGAGCGGACTTGCGGGCACGGGGAGACTGACCACTATCAAGCGCCTCCTCGAAGAAATCCAGGTCGAGTGCACACCATCGCCCGACAGATGCTACGTCCATAATCTCAGGACGCCGGACAATCCGCACCTTCTTGAATTTGAGCGCGGCCACGGACGAAAATTCCAGGATGACCTCGAAGCGACAGTTCGTTATCTCAGAAAGAAGATTCCGGAGCTCCTCGCGGGAGAATCTTATACGGACGCACGAAATAAGATCGTGGAGACCTACGAGAAAAGAGAGAAATCTCTTCTTGTAGAATTTCAGAAGAAGCTTGAGGCGGATGGGTTTGCATTGGTGCCGGTGCAGATAGGCCCGGTTACACAGCCGCAGGTCTTTCCGACATTGAGCGGGAAGCCGGTAAACATAGAAGAGCTCGAGCAAATGGCGAAGGAAGGAAAGATCGCCGCGAAGGAATACACGGAAGCCGACCACAAACTTCAGGAATTCAGGAAGGAACTCTCGTCCGTGGTCAGGAA contains these protein-coding regions:
- a CDS encoding sigma-70 family RNA polymerase sigma factor; the protein is MKDLLTSGSDIDFEVVYNRYKTAVYRFCRRMLNDDDAKDIVQEIFMKFLETPFSYDGDARVKGWLFKAARNRCLNVIRDKEKFTLAADDETAPAENREFNDTDTVVKALLDKMPLEYREILIMREWSELSYDEIAEALDTTASSVKSKIFKARKKAREIYEKLYGEK